A region of the Exiguobacterium aurantiacum DSM 6208 genome:
ATATCCGCTTGAACTTGACGTGCCGAATATCGTCGTCGCGGATACGAAACGGACGGCCGGTATTGTGGCCAGTGCGTTTTACGATCATCCGTCGCACCGCATGCGCGTCTATGGCGTCACCGGGACGAACGGGAAAACGACGACGGCGACACTTACGTACGACTTGTTCCGGTTATCGGGACGCCCGGTCGGGATTGTCAGTACGATCGGCGCTCGTTATAAAGACAAGACGTTAAGCACACCGAATACGACACCAGAGGCCGTCGTTTTGCACCGGATCTTGGCTGAAATGGCCGACGCGGGTGTGACCGACTGCGTCGTCGAGGTGTCTTCACATGCGATGATGGAAGGGCGCGTCGAAGGCGTGCATTTTCATGCGGCAGCGTTCACGAACTTAACGCATGATCATCTTGATTATCATCGCTCGATGGATGAGTACGCGCGAGCGAAAGCCCGTTTGTTCGAGCAAGTCGAACAGACAGGGGGCGATGCGATTATCTTGAACGCCGAGGACGAGGCGAGTACGATCATGGCGTCGTTCGCACCGACACGTCGGCGTGTCATGTATAGCACGCATACGAACGTGCCGGCCGATATTCAAGTCATCTGGCTAGACGATACGGTACGCGTCAAAGTGAACGCCATGACGATCGAGGTGCCTGTCCAGTTCATGGGCGCGTTCAACGCCGCCAACCTGGCCGCAGCCATCGGACTCGTGTCGACGTCCGAGCTGATGCTTCGAGCCATCATCGCCAACGTCCCGGGGCTCACGCTGCCAAAAGGTCGTCTTGAACGGCTCGATACGGAAGATGCGGAAATTTATATCGATTATGCGCACACGCCGGACGGTCTAGAGAAATGCTTATCGACGCTTCAAAAAGGCGAACGGCATCTCGTCGTCGTCTTGAGCGCGGCCGGTGACCGTGACCCGACGAAGCGGGCCGAGATGGGACGGATCGCGAGCCGTTATTCGAACGATTTGATCGTGACGGTACACGACGTCCGCAACGAGGACCCGAAACAAATCATCGACGGTCTGTTAGAAGGGGTCGATGCGGACACGCGTTACGTCACGTTCGAAGAGCGCCGCGCAGCACTTCGCCATGCGGCTGTCCAAGCGCTCGAAGGGAAGCGCGTCGTCGTCGTCGGAAAAGGACACGACCACGTCGAGCGGATCGGCAGCGAGGCGGTTCCGTTCAATGAATCGGATATTTTATTGGCAGAATTAAAAAATTTAAAAGGCCAAGAACCGGCCATTTGACGAAACGATGACAAATGTCATCGTTTTTTAATGTGTGAGTTCAAAGGAAACAGGAAATACCTATTAATGTAACGCTATTGAAGGAGGAGATTAGACATGTCAGTTTTGTACAAAGAGTTTACAAACGATGAAGAAGTCGTCACCGCCATTCAATCGATGAAAGCAAAAGGGGTCGACGACTCACATATTTACGTCATCACGCATGATGATGATCGGACAGACCGAGTTGCGGACAACGCGGACGCGAATACGGTGTCCGCATCGGACGTCGGTCTCGGCACGGCCGCAAAAAACTTGTTCCGCAAAAAAGGGGACGAGTTGCGGGCCCAATTCGAACAGCTCGGTTTTTCGGCGACAGAGGCGGACCAGCTCGAGAAGAAGTTAGACCAAGGCAAAGTCATCGTCGTCGTCAAAGACGCACCGAACGGCTTCACGTTGTAACCTCACCATGAAGAATACAGAGACAGGGCTGAATCAATCGATTCAGCCCTGTCGTGTTATGAATGGAGTCGAATGACGGTCCGACCGCTCAATTCACCACGCAGCATCGCCTCGGCGTTCCGGGGGACGTCATGAAGCGGGATCTCGTGGACCATATGGTTGAGCACGGTCTGGTCGACCAGCTCATGAAGCCGCTCCCAGGCGGTGACCCGCCGCGAGACGGGCTGCATCACCGAGTCGATCCCGATGAGGCGGACGCCCCGTAAGATGAACGGATAGACTGTCGTGTGTAGTTCGTGACCGCCGGCGAGTCCACAAGCGACGACCGTTCCCTCGTAACGGGTCCGGCTCAAAATATTGCCGAGTGTCTCTCCACCGACCGAGTCGATGGCGGCGTCGAACCGTTGTTTGTCAAGCGGCCGGGCCGGACCTTCTAACTCGCTCCTGGCCATGATGTTCTCGACGCCGAGCGCACGTAGATACGCCGGGTCGGTCTTTCCGGTCGAGGCGAGCACGTGATACCCGAGCTTATGGAGAATGGCGATAGAAAAGCTACCGACACCGCCCGACGCGCCTGTGACAAGTACTTCTTGTCCCGGATGGATCTGTTCATGTTCGAGCGCCTCGACGGCGAACATGGCGGTCAGACCAGGAGTCCCGAGCGTGATGGCGTCCCGCATCGACATACCTTTCGGCAGTTTGACGAGCCAATTCCCCGGGACTTGCGCATAATGGCTGAATCCGCCAAAATGCCGCTCGCCGATGCCGAAGCCCGTCGCGATGACCTCGTCCCCTTCCTTGAAGTCGAGATGGTCGGAAGAAGCGACTTTCCCAACGAATTCACAGCCGGGAATGAACGGATAGTCATTGATGATCGAGCCGGATCCGGTCAAAGCGAGCGCGTCTTTGTAATTGAGTGCCGAGTAATGGACCTCCACTAAGACGTTGCCAGCTTCTTCTTTCGGCAACGCCTCTCGTTGCACGTCTGTCACTTCAGCGTGCAACCGATCGTCTTGCTTGTCGAGGACGAGTGCTTGAAATGTGTTGTTCATCGTCAAATTGCCCCTTTCTCTATGAGAGATGCTATCACCATCTATCATACCCGTCTGTTGAAAATATATACACGAATGTTTCGTTATGAGCAGATGTGGAATGGTATAATGGAATAGATTCAACTAGAGTGAGGAGGAATGTAGCATGCGGCACGATGACTATGAGTTTGACGAAGAAGTAGAAGAAGGCGAACTGTTTAACGTATACGACATTCTGCCGCCAGACGGTACGATTCTCGAGATGGCGACTGCCGAAGAGATGGTCCGAGCGGCGGAGCTTGAAGCGAAGCATCACGCGCTTCAACGTATCCAAGACTCAAACTTCCAGTTATCCGGGGTGACGTTCAAAGAGTTGCTCACAGAGTTCGAGCGATACGAGCAAGAATCGATGGAGTTCTGGACGGGCGTGTACAGCCGATTGCGCATTCCATGGGCGTGGACGATCCGAATCGATGTGGCCAATGGCCCGATTCACGTCGTCAACGACCGTGACATCTTTATCGACGAAGAAAACTTCGAAGAGTATGATTTCGACGACTTCATCGATGAAGAAGACGAAGATTGAATCAAAAACGTCTTTCCCTCACTCAGTAGGGAAAGACGTTTTTTTGACGGTTTTTAACTGATTTAGGCGAGAATTCTCCCACCTCTAAGCGTCTCAGGGCATGGTCCAGCGTAGGTGGGAGATGAATCGCCGGTCCCCGACGCCTTTGGCCACCGCTGTGACAGAAAAGCGAACAAAAGTTCGTAATTCCGTCAGATTTCCTCGCCCCTTCCGCGGGTATCGGTATGGGACGAGAATCATCCCGACACCGGGCAAAGGAGGGGCGGACATGCTGAAGGGCTACAAATACCGGCTCCACCCGACCGCGGCACAGGCCGAGTTCCTGGTCAAGACGATCGGCTGTGCCCGCTTCATCTACAACAAGCTGCTCGAGGACCACATCAAGATTCACGAGGAGGCGAAGGCGAGCGGCGGACCGAGGCGGAAACCGCCGACGCCGGCCTCCTACAAGCCGCTGTTCCCGTTCCTGTGCGAGGCGGACAGCCTCGCGCTCGCGAACGCGAAGCTGCACCTCGACGCGGCGTTCGCGAGGTTCCTCGCCGGGACGGCCGGCTTCCCGGTGTTCAAGTCGAGACGGAGGTCGCGCGCCTCCTACACGACGAACAACCAGCACGGCACGATCCGCATCGAGGCGGGAAAAGTCCGTCTGCCGAAGGTCGGGTTCATCCGGTTCACACAGCACCGCGGCTTCGACGGGGAGATCCGCTCCGCGACCGTGTCGATGACACGGACGGGCAGGTTCTTCGTGTCGCTCCTCGTCGAGCAGGCCGACGAGCCGTTTGTCCCGGCAGAACATAAGATCGGGATCGACCTCGGCCTGGAGCACTTCGCCACCATGACGAACGACGACCTCGTCACGGAGAAGATCCCGAACCCGCGCAACCTACGGAAGGCCGAGGCGCGGCTCAAGCGGGCGCAACGCGCGCTCGCCCGCAAGAAGCCCGGCAGCAGGAACCGCGAGAAGGCGCGGCTCCTCCTCGCGAAGAGACACGAGCAGGTCAAGAACCGACGGTACGACTTCCTCCACAAGCTGTCCCGACGAATCGTCGACGAGAACCAAGTCGTCGTGGTCGAGACGCTCCGAACGAGGGAGATGATGCAGGACCGCCGCCTCTCGAAGTCGATCGGGGACGCCGGATGGGGCGAGTTCGTCCGCCAACTGGAATATAAGGCGCGATTCCATGGCCGGACGCTCGTCAAGGTCGACCCGTGGTTCGCCTCGACCCAGGTCTGTTCGGCCTGCGGCGAGAACGGCGGCAAGAAAGACTTACAAACCCGGGAGTGGACATGTGCCGCGTGCGGCGCGCACCATGACCGCGACGTCAACGCGAGCCTCAACCTCTTGTACTTAGCCGATTGAAACAACCAGGGCAGGGACTGCCCGACGAGCTTGGCCCATAACCGTGGCTAATCAAAGCACGGCCTTCCCAAGAAGCTCCCACTTCAGGCTGCGAAGCAAGCAAGTGGTGAGTAGTTCACGTCCGACCGTACCTGGACGACTTCCGTCGCCCCGAACCAAAGCCCGACGCTCGAGAGAATCGACACACCGCTCACCATCGCCCCGACGATGGCCGTGTCGCCGATCATCGCGAACGAGAGGGCAAGGCAGAACAAGCCGAAAAAGAATAACCCTCCTGCGATTGTCTTCATGACACCATCACCCTTTCTGCTTTTGTCTGACTTCAGTGTAGACGCTTAAGAACAGGAGGGGTGGGTGAATTTTAATCCGGGTTAAAAATTAAATGAGGTCGTAAATCGAATACGTCTTCCCGTTCTCAAACGGCGTATCGATCATATGCTCGATCAAGACACGGGCCACGGTTTCCGGAGAACGGAGCCGGCCTTCCGCGACGTATGCCTGAAATTGTTCGACGTCTCGGAAAGCGTCTTTTGACGAGGCGCGAATCGTCGCTTGCATCGATGTGTCCATGACACCCGGATTGAACAAGGCGGCCCGGTGGTGCGTGTCGGTCAGCTCGAGGGCGAGTGTCTCTGTGAAGTGATCGAGCCCGGCTTTCGTCGCGCAGTACGCGCTCCAACCAGAAATCGGCCGTTTGGCGGCGCCCGACGTCACGTGGATGAACGAGACCGGCAACGTATAATGGAGCACATGGTTGGCGAGGAGTATCGGTGCGAGCAAGTTGGCTTGGACGTGCGCCGTTAGCTGTTCGGGGTCTAACCGTCCGACCCGATGAATCGGTTCGATCAGCGCCGCATTTTGGATGACGAGGAGCGAATCAGCGCGTTCGATGAGCGGACCGCATTGTTCGAGCGCGTGAAGTAGGCTCACAGAATCGGAGAGGTCGACGCTCACATGGCGAAACGGGGCATCGCCTTGCGTGCGCGAGAAGTTGACGACCTCGTAATCCCGTTTCGATAGTTCTTCGGCAATGGCGCGGCCGAGGCCGCGTGAGGCACCGGTGACGATGGCAAGTTTCATCATTTTTCCTCCTATTCATGTATCGTTTTACGATAACCGTAAAACGGACGGAAGTTCAATTTCTCATAGTACGTCTGCGAGGAGGCGCTCGCAAGCATCTCGAGACGTGTCGTCGGATAGAGCGAATGCACGTGGGTCAAGAGCTGTTCTCCAAGGCCGAAGCGGCGGTGCGAGGCGGCGACGAGCAGTTCACAAACGTACAGGCTCACGGCCGTGTCGGTCAGCCCGCGGACATATGCGACGACCACCCCGTCGTCTTCGATGACATAGGCGACGTTCGAGTGGCGCCACGCCTGTCTCGTCTCGTCGGAGCACGCGACGAGCTGTGTCCATCCTTCAGCCTCATTCAACGCTTGGATGTGTTCGAAATCTTGTTCATCATAGTGTCGAATTCGCTGTTCCATGTCAGGCCTCCATCCTTCATATCGTGTGGCACATCACGGACGAAAATCAAAAAACCATTCCCCTAAATAATGGATGAAGCATAGGTGGCCGACATTCTCCGTGATAAGATAAACGAAGATTTCAGACAAGGGGGAGGGGACGTCATGATCGAGTTGTGGAGCGGGATTGCCATTGGCATTAGTTTATCATTCATCGCCTATAAAATTCGTGGTCGATCCAAGCACTCAGATGAGACGTTGGGCCGTTTCACCGATCAAATGAAAGACGTCATCTACATATTTGACGTGAAGCCCGTCTTTCGGTTTCGCTACATCAGCCCGTCCCTCGATGACTATTTGGGAGAAGGAACGGTCGCCCAAAACTATGAAGATCCATATGATTGCTTTCGCCGCATCCATCCGGACGACTATGAGCTGCTCGTGAATAAAGTGACGGGACACGTCAACTATGACGAGCCGATTTTGCAACGCTGGCAGACGAACGACGGTCGATATTTGTGGTTTGAGGAGTATACGACCCCGATCTATGAAGGA
Encoded here:
- a CDS encoding UDP-N-acetylmuramoyl-L-alanyl-D-glutamate--2,6-diaminopimelate ligase; protein product: MRTKRLSAILGNEMDDIECDPWVTGIETDSRKVSPGNLFICIRGYTVDGHKFAEDAVSKGASAIISEYPLELDVPNIVVADTKRTAGIVASAFYDHPSHRMRVYGVTGTNGKTTTATLTYDLFRLSGRPVGIVSTIGARYKDKTLSTPNTTPEAVVLHRILAEMADAGVTDCVVEVSSHAMMEGRVEGVHFHAAAFTNLTHDHLDYHRSMDEYARAKARLFEQVEQTGGDAIILNAEDEASTIMASFAPTRRRVMYSTHTNVPADIQVIWLDDTVRVKVNAMTIEVPVQFMGAFNAANLAAAIGLVSTSELMLRAIIANVPGLTLPKGRLERLDTEDAEIYIDYAHTPDGLEKCLSTLQKGERHLVVVLSAAGDRDPTKRAEMGRIASRYSNDLIVTVHDVRNEDPKQIIDGLLEGVDADTRYVTFEERRAALRHAAVQALEGKRVVVVGKGHDHVERIGSEAVPFNESDILLAELKNLKGQEPAI
- a CDS encoding RNA-guided endonuclease TnpB family protein codes for the protein MLKGYKYRLHPTAAQAEFLVKTIGCARFIYNKLLEDHIKIHEEAKASGGPRRKPPTPASYKPLFPFLCEADSLALANAKLHLDAAFARFLAGTAGFPVFKSRRRSRASYTTNNQHGTIRIEAGKVRLPKVGFIRFTQHRGFDGEIRSATVSMTRTGRFFVSLLVEQADEPFVPAEHKIGIDLGLEHFATMTNDDLVTEKIPNPRNLRKAEARLKRAQRALARKKPGSRNREKARLLLAKRHEQVKNRRYDFLHKLSRRIVDENQVVVVETLRTREMMQDRRLSKSIGDAGWGEFVRQLEYKARFHGRTLVKVDPWFASTQVCSACGENGGKKDLQTREWTCAACGAHHDRDVNASLNLLYLAD
- a CDS encoding SDR family NAD(P)-dependent oxidoreductase, which encodes MKLAIVTGASRGLGRAIAEELSKRDYEVVNFSRTQGDAPFRHVSVDLSDSVSLLHALEQCGPLIERADSLLVIQNAALIEPIHRVGRLDPEQLTAHVQANLLAPILLANHVLHYTLPVSFIHVTSGAAKRPISGWSAYCATKAGLDHFTETLALELTDTHHRAALFNPGVMDTSMQATIRASSKDAFRDVEQFQAYVAEGRLRSPETVARVLIEHMIDTPFENGKTYSIYDLI
- a CDS encoding MDR family oxidoreductase translates to MNNTFQALVLDKQDDRLHAEVTDVQREALPKEEAGNVLVEVHYSALNYKDALALTGSGSIINDYPFIPGCEFVGKVASSDHLDFKEGDEVIATGFGIGERHFGGFSHYAQVPGNWLVKLPKGMSMRDAITLGTPGLTAMFAVEALEHEQIHPGQEVLVTGASGGVGSFSIAILHKLGYHVLASTGKTDPAYLRALGVENIMARSELEGPARPLDKQRFDAAIDSVGGETLGNILSRTRYEGTVVACGLAGGHELHTTVYPFILRGVRLIGIDSVMQPVSRRVTAWERLHELVDQTVLNHMVHEIPLHDVPRNAEAMLRGELSGRTVIRLHS
- a CDS encoding tellurite resistance TerB family protein; translated protein: MRHDDYEFDEEVEEGELFNVYDILPPDGTILEMATAEEMVRAAELEAKHHALQRIQDSNFQLSGVTFKELLTEFERYEQESMEFWTGVYSRLRIPWAWTIRIDVANGPIHVVNDRDIFIDEENFEEYDFDDFIDEEDED
- a CDS encoding general stress protein, whose product is MSVLYKEFTNDEEVVTAIQSMKAKGVDDSHIYVITHDDDRTDRVADNADANTVSASDVGLGTAAKNLFRKKGDELRAQFEQLGFSATEADQLEKKLDQGKVIVVVKDAPNGFTL
- a CDS encoding GNAT family N-acetyltransferase; the protein is MEQRIRHYDEQDFEHIQALNEAEGWTQLVACSDETRQAWRHSNVAYVIEDDGVVVAYVRGLTDTAVSLYVCELLVAASHRRFGLGEQLLTHVHSLYPTTRLEMLASASSQTYYEKLNFRPFYGYRKTIHE